From a single Brettanomyces bruxellensis chromosome 7, complete sequence genomic region:
- a CDS encoding uncharacterized protein (MEROPS:MER0015112), translated as MRPTLFKSLAKAFDMVVYNGSIVNAGSKIRPPAYIGIKNEKIQCISSQPLEGEKMIDAKGGIITPGGIDPHVHVCQPCSTDTFESASRSSLCGGTTSMLVFATQDKGVKSVFPDLDHYMSLAKNKTYCDYGMHMIVTDPTPKFVESELPVLVKKYGITSVKVYMTYKIWSVSDKQILRVLIASRKLGITTMIHAENDDVIDFLIEKFEKIGLTEPFYHSASRPSLCEDEASYRAISLAKLADQGLLIVHMSTKESMEHVRVAQTKNYPIYSETCPQYMFLTSDYLKPYEGKGGRVLDETGIRVDTNDSFQGAKYICSPPVRDSADQLEGVWNAVENGTVTIYSSDHSPCQYDDSERGKKKGLSKDGHMDFAIVPNGLPGVETRMPLLYCYGVETGRISTQRFVEIACSNPAKLYGMKDKGSIDVGKDADLVVWYPKDEMKPFNLTNKDLHHDIDYTPFEGMKFTNWPRYTILRGNLLWNRDHGGFMHPETPIGQYIKRGKSMMKSTMHVEPPKYVN; from the coding sequence ATGCGTCCAACACTATTCAAATCTCTCGCTAAAGCATTCGATATGGTTGTCTACAACGGCTCCATAGTGAATGCAGGCTCAAAAATTAGACCCCCAGCCTATATCGGTatcaagaatgaaaaaatacaatgCATTTCTTCGCAGCCACttgaaggtgaaaaaatgaTCGATGCCAAAGGAGGAATTATAACACCTGGTGGAATCGATCCGCATGTTCATGTTTGCCAACCATGTTCAACAGACACATTTGAGTCAGCTTCCCGCTCATCACTATGTGGTGGAACCACGTCAATGCTCGTGTTTGCAACCCAGGATAAAGGTGTGAAGTCCGTGTTTCCTGATCTAGACCACTATATGTCACTTGCCAAGAACAAAACGTACTGCGATTACGGAATGCACATGATAGTGACTGATCCAACACCGAAATTTGTCGAGAGTGAGCTCCCAGTGCTTGTCAAAAAGTATGGAATCACTTCGGTGAAGGTGTACATGACATATAAGATTTGGAGTGTCAGTGACAAACAGATTCTTCGGGTGTTGATCGCGTCTCGAAAATTGGGCATAACAACAATGATCCACGCAGAAAATGACGATGTCATCGACTTCTTGATCGAGAAATTTGAGAAGATTGGTTTGACAGAACCGTTTTATCACAGTGCTTCAAGACCATCATTGTGTGAGGATGAAGCCTCTTATCGGGCTATAAGTCTTGCCAAGTTGGCCGATCAGGGACTCTTAATTGTGCACATGTCGACCAAAGAATCCATGGAGCATGTTCGCGTTGCACAAACAAAGAACTACCCAATATACTCGGAGACCTGTCCCCAGTACATGTTTCTTACCAGTGACTATCTAAAACCCTACGAGGGAAAAGGTGGACGGGTGTTAGACGAGACTGGGATCCGCGTTGATACCAATGATAGCTTCCAAGGAGCAAAGTATATCTGCTCACCCCCAGTTAGAGACTCTGCAGACCAACTTGAAGGTGTGTGGAATGCTGTTGAAAACGGAACTGTTACCATTTACTCAAGTGACCATTCTCCCTGCCAGTATGATGACAGTGAacgaggaaaaaagaagggtCTATCCAAGGATGGACACATGgattttgcaattgttCCAAACGGTCTGCCAGGTGTTGAAACACGAATGCCACTTCTTTATTGCTACGGTGTGGAAACTGGCCGTATTAGTACACAGAGATTTGTTGAAATCGCATGTTCCAACCCTGCCAAACTCTACGGAATGAAGGATAAAGGGTCTATCGATGTTGGCAAAGATGCAGATCTTGTTGTTTGGTATCCGAAGGACGAAATGAAACCATTCAACTTGACTAATAAGGATCTTCATCATGACATTGACTACACGCCATTTGAGGGAATGAAATTCACAAACTGGCCTAGATATACAATTTTGAGAGGTAATCTTCTCTGGAATAGAGACCATGGTGGTTTCATGCACCCTGAAACACCAATTGGCCAGTACATTAAGAGGGGGAAAAGTATGATGAAGAGTACGATGCATGTAGAGCCTCCCAAATATGTAAACTAA